Proteins from a genomic interval of Clostridium scatologenes:
- a CDS encoding UDP-N-acetylmuramoyl-L-alanyl-D-glutamate--2,6-diaminopimelate ligase — protein sequence MNLKKILKDINYELLNGNDDLEIREIQYDSRKVKSGDLFVCIEGYSTDGHKYVNSAVSNGATAVICSKDIENLTECTVIKTEDTRKALALAAANYYDHPSDKLRVMGITGTNGKTTSTFMMKSVLESQGYKVGLLGTIANYVGDKKIPAHRTTPESLELQKLFAEMVEEGVNYCIMEVSSHSLYLNRVYGVKFCQAIFTNLTRDHLDFHKTFENYYNAKLILFKNTLSSVVNIDDEYGERVYEDSEGKKTSYAIDKDADVKGSNLHMHSRGVEFDITYKNETQHINLNIPGKYNVMNALGSAAACLGEGMSLVSVKQGLEAMLCVPGRCEIVTKNYNLGYEVIVDYAHTPDGLENILKTAREFTKGKLISVFGCGGDRDNTKRPIMGKIGTELSDKAVITSDNPRTEDPMSIIKEVVTGVQKDNYIVVENRREAIKKAMEMAEKDDVIVVAGKGHEDYQILKDKTIHFDEREVIAEIIKELNK from the coding sequence ATGAATTTGAAAAAAATATTAAAGGACATAAATTATGAATTATTAAATGGAAATGATGATTTAGAAATAAGGGAAATTCAGTATGATTCTAGAAAGGTAAAAAGTGGGGATTTATTTGTGTGTATTGAGGGGTATAGCACAGATGGACATAAATATGTAAACAGTGCAGTAAGTAATGGAGCAACAGCTGTTATTTGTAGTAAAGATATAGAAAATTTAACTGAATGTACAGTTATAAAAACTGAAGATACTAGAAAAGCTTTAGCATTAGCAGCAGCAAATTATTATGATCATCCTTCAGATAAATTAAGGGTAATGGGTATAACAGGTACAAATGGGAAAACTACTTCAACATTTATGATGAAATCTGTTTTAGAATCTCAAGGATATAAGGTTGGACTTTTGGGAACTATAGCAAATTATGTTGGAGATAAAAAAATACCAGCTCATAGAACTACTCCAGAATCTTTAGAACTTCAAAAATTATTTGCTGAAATGGTGGAAGAAGGAGTAAACTATTGCATTATGGAAGTATCATCTCATTCGTTATATTTAAACAGAGTGTATGGTGTGAAATTTTGTCAAGCAATATTTACTAATTTAACAAGAGATCATTTAGATTTTCATAAGACTTTTGAAAATTATTATAATGCAAAACTTATATTATTTAAAAATACATTAAGTTCAGTAGTAAATATAGATGATGAATATGGTGAAAGAGTATATGAAGATTCAGAAGGAAAAAAGACATCTTATGCAATAGATAAAGATGCTGATGTTAAGGGAAGTAATTTACATATGCATTCTAGGGGAGTAGAATTTGACATAACATACAAGAATGAAACTCAGCATATAAATTTAAATATACCAGGAAAATATAATGTTATGAATGCTCTTGGAAGTGCAGCTGCATGCTTAGGTGAAGGTATGAGTCTTGTAAGCGTGAAACAAGGGTTAGAAGCTATGCTTTGTGTGCCTGGAAGATGTGAAATAGTGACTAAAAATTATAATTTGGGTTATGAGGTTATAGTTGATTATGCACACACTCCAGATGGATTAGAGAATATATTGAAAACTGCAAGAGAGTTTACAAAAGGTAAGCTTATAAGTGTGTTTGGTTGTGGTGGAGATAGAGATAATACTAAAAGACCTATTATGGGCAAAATAGGTACAGAATTAAGTGATAAAGCGGTTATTACTTCAGATAATCCTAGAACTGAAGATCCTATGTCCATAATAAAAGAAGTTGTAACAGGTGTACAAAAAGATAATTATATTGTGGTAGAAAATAGAAGAGAAGCTATAAAAAAGGCTATGGAAATGGCAGAAAAGGATGATGTTATAGTAGTAGCTGGAAAAGGACATGAAGATTATCAAATATTAAAGGATAAAACTATTCATTTTGATGAAAGAGAAGTAATTGCAGAAATTATAAAGGAATTGAATAAATAG
- a CDS encoding DUF881 domain-containing protein, producing MRKVNAQISVAVVLGILGFMLAYQFKTIVRQDKTLNLTNKNGTDVTVEIEQYKKQKQELEGKVNDLQNQIKNYENAAAGKSDSTKTLLKELEDTRVLTGSIDVHGPGITVYLTPDAKFLGNNMGDHITDKHLVYLVNELKFAGAEAISINDIRILSRTGIRTAGSYILINDEKISPSSRIVIQAIGDKNLLYGDMSFPEVFTDFKGLCDVKFEKSDDITIKKNNKTYKFEYAKPVQ from the coding sequence ATGCGTAAGGTTAACGCTCAAATAAGTGTTGCTGTAGTACTGGGAATTTTAGGGTTTATGCTTGCATACCAGTTTAAGACTATCGTAAGGCAAGATAAAACATTGAACCTAACTAATAAAAATGGTACAGATGTTACTGTTGAAATTGAGCAATATAAAAAACAAAAACAAGAACTTGAGGGGAAAGTTAATGATCTTCAAAATCAAATTAAAAATTATGAAAATGCAGCAGCAGGAAAAAGTGATTCAACAAAAACTCTTTTAAAAGAGTTAGAAGATACTAGAGTACTTACTGGATCTATAGATGTACATGGACCTGGCATAACTGTTTATCTTACACCTGATGCTAAGTTTTTAGGAAATAATATGGGAGATCATATAACGGACAAACATTTGGTGTATTTAGTAAATGAGTTAAAATTTGCAGGTGCAGAAGCTATATCTATAAATGATATAAGAATACTTTCAAGGACAGGAATTAGAACTGCAGGAAGCTATATTTTGATAAATGATGAAAAGATATCTCCATCCAGCAGAATTGTTATACAAGCAATAGGAGATAAAAATTTATTATATGGAGATATGAGTTTTCCAGAAGTTTTTACTGATTTTAAAGGTTTGTGTGATGTGAAATTTGAAAAGTCGGATGACATTACAATTAAGAAAAATAATAAAACTTATAAATTTGAATATGCAAAACCAGTACAATAG
- the mraY gene encoding phospho-N-acetylmuramoyl-pentapeptide-transferase, translated as MDRLIYSVLVAFFISILEGPIIIPILHKLKFGQSIREEGPKSHQKKSGTPTMGGIIFILASFITMALVIKKPGDEAMIALYAFVAFGIIGALDDGLKIIQKKNLGLRAYQKMILLLGVSGWFAYYAAKNPDIGTSIIVPFAHRTLDLGWVYIPFIIFYFTAVTNAVNLTDGLDGLATSITLLVMTFFALVSFAMGHYTLAIFCAVVAGALLGFLRYNAFPAAVFMGDTGSLALGGAVAAVALILKLPLLVIIVGGIYVMEALSVILQVASFKLTGKRIFKMSPIHHHFELSGWHETKVVSVFCIVTVILCLFAFLSL; from the coding sequence ATGGATAGATTAATTTATTCTGTATTAGTTGCATTTTTTATATCAATTTTAGAAGGTCCTATTATAATTCCAATATTACATAAGCTTAAATTTGGACAGAGTATAAGAGAAGAAGGACCAAAGAGTCATCAAAAAAAATCAGGAACTCCTACTATGGGAGGAATAATATTTATACTAGCTTCCTTTATAACTATGGCTCTTGTAATAAAAAAGCCAGGTGATGAAGCTATGATAGCTTTATACGCATTTGTAGCTTTTGGAATAATAGGTGCGTTAGATGATGGATTAAAGATTATACAAAAGAAAAATTTAGGACTTAGAGCTTATCAAAAAATGATATTACTTTTAGGTGTATCGGGTTGGTTTGCATACTATGCAGCTAAAAATCCAGATATCGGTACTTCTATAATAGTACCTTTTGCTCATAGAACTTTGGATTTGGGATGGGTCTACATTCCATTTATAATTTTTTATTTTACAGCTGTTACTAATGCTGTTAATTTAACAGATGGGCTAGATGGTTTAGCAACCTCTATTACATTATTGGTTATGACTTTCTTTGCATTAGTAAGTTTTGCTATGGGCCATTATACTCTAGCAATATTTTGTGCTGTAGTTGCTGGTGCACTTTTGGGATTTTTGAGATATAATGCATTTCCAGCAGCAGTCTTTATGGGGGATACAGGTTCACTGGCTTTAGGTGGAGCAGTAGCAGCAGTAGCTTTGATATTAAAATTGCCATTATTGGTTATAATAGTAGGTGGAATATATGTAATGGAAGCATTATCTGTAATTCTTCAAGTAGCATCTTTTAAGCTTACAGGAAAAAGAATATTTAAAATGAGTCCAATACATCATCATTTTGAATTATCAGGCTGGCATGAAACTAAGGTAGTTTCTGTATTTTGTATTGTTACAGTAATTTTATGTTTGTTTGCTTTCTTGTCTTTGTAA
- the rsmH gene encoding 16S rRNA (cytosine(1402)-N(4))-methyltransferase RsmH, with amino-acid sequence MDFKHVSVLLEETIDALNVKEDGIYVDCTLGGGGHSYEILKRLSSRGRLIGIDQDTAALKAAGEKLKQFNNVTYVHNNFYNIDEILQELNIEKVDGIMMDLGVSSYQLDEAERGFSYMKDAPLDMRMNRDSSTSAYDIVNFYSEEQIFKIIKEYGEDNFAKRIAKFIVQRREKETIKTTLELVDIIRQAIPAKFQKDGHPAKRTFQAIRIEVNKELQILDKAVEDSVNRLNEGGRIAIITFHSLEDRKIKVKFKQLEKPCTCPPDFPMCVCGKKPLVKLISRKPIEPSIEEAENNSRSKSAKLRVAERI; translated from the coding sequence ATGGATTTTAAACATGTATCAGTATTGTTAGAGGAAACTATAGATGCATTAAACGTAAAAGAAGATGGAATATATGTAGACTGTACTTTAGGAGGAGGAGGACATTCTTATGAAATACTTAAAAGACTTTCCTCTAGAGGAAGACTTATAGGCATAGATCAAGATACTGCTGCATTAAAAGCGGCAGGTGAGAAATTGAAGCAGTTTAATAATGTAACTTATGTTCATAATAACTTTTATAATATAGATGAAATTTTACAAGAATTAAATATAGAAAAAGTAGATGGAATCATGATGGATCTTGGGGTTTCGTCTTATCAATTAGATGAAGCTGAAAGAGGATTCAGTTATATGAAAGATGCTCCTTTAGATATGAGGATGAATAGAGATAGCAGTACCTCTGCATATGATATAGTGAATTTTTATAGTGAAGAACAGATCTTTAAAATAATAAAGGAATATGGTGAAGATAATTTTGCTAAAAGAATAGCAAAATTTATAGTGCAGAGAAGGGAAAAGGAAACGATAAAAACTACATTAGAGCTTGTAGATATAATACGTCAAGCAATACCTGCAAAATTTCAAAAGGATGGTCATCCAGCTAAAAGAACTTTTCAAGCCATTAGAATAGAAGTAAATAAAGAACTACAAATATTAGATAAGGCTGTGGAGGATAGTGTAAATCGTTTAAATGAAGGAGGAAGGATAGCTATTATAACATTTCATTCATTAGAGGATAGAAAAATAAAGGTTAAGTTTAAACAATTGGAAAAGCCCTGTACATGTCCTCCAGATTTTCCAATGTGCGTATGTGGTAAAAAACCTCTTGTAAAGCTTATAAGCAGAAAGCCTATAGAACCATCAATAGAAGAAGCAGAAAATAATTCAAGAAGTAAGAGTGCTAAACTGAGAGTGGCTGAGAGAATATAG
- a CDS encoding UDP-N-acetylmuramoyl-tripeptide--D-alanyl-D-alanine ligase, producing the protein MEHMTFDEIVDAVQGKIVLQGNYEKFNQISTDTRKIDKDDVFIALKGENFNGNEYIKVASDKGAAICIVDEIKYREDEIKKKTTIIRVEDTKKALLDLAGAYRNKLNLKVIGITGSNGKTSTKDLLAAALSSKFKVFKTQGNFNNEIGLPSMIFKLDNSYDIAVLEMGMNNLNEIHRMAEAAKPDIALITNVGVSHIGNLGSRENILKAKLEITDFFHKNNILILNGDDDFLSEVKSNKFSIYTTGMENENNLNACDIELKENFVEFSVKENEKKSKEIFHVEIPGKHTISNSLLAIACGRILGMEYKDIKEGLKNLQTTAMRMDLIKGKKFNILNDCYNANPDSMKAAVDVLKNVESNRRIAVFGTMGELGEQSYKSHKEIGEYSAKNGINLLLAFGEYNKAFEEGFKSSTKAEYKTFEDYNEGIKYLVNEYLKEGDTVLVKASRSMKFEKIVEELKKNNL; encoded by the coding sequence TTGGAACATATGACCTTTGATGAAATAGTTGATGCAGTGCAAGGGAAAATTGTATTGCAAGGAAACTATGAAAAGTTTAATCAAATAAGTACAGATACTAGAAAAATAGATAAAGATGATGTATTCATAGCCTTAAAAGGAGAAAATTTTAATGGAAATGAATATATAAAAGTTGCTAGTGATAAAGGAGCAGCTATATGCATTGTAGATGAAATTAAGTATAGAGAAGATGAAATAAAAAAGAAAACTACCATAATAAGGGTTGAAGATACGAAAAAAGCACTACTTGATTTAGCTGGAGCCTATAGAAATAAATTGAATTTAAAGGTAATAGGTATAACTGGGTCTAATGGAAAAACTTCTACTAAGGATTTGTTGGCCGCAGCATTGAGTTCTAAGTTCAAAGTTTTTAAAACACAAGGAAACTTTAATAATGAGATAGGGCTTCCTTCAATGATATTTAAACTTGATAATAGTTATGATATAGCAGTACTAGAAATGGGAATGAATAATTTAAATGAAATTCATAGAATGGCAGAAGCTGCTAAACCTGATATCGCTTTAATTACTAATGTGGGTGTAAGTCATATAGGTAATCTTGGATCAAGAGAGAACATATTAAAGGCAAAACTGGAGATTACGGATTTTTTTCATAAGAATAATATTTTAATTCTAAATGGAGACGATGACTTTCTTTCTGAAGTAAAGAGTAATAAATTCTCTATATATACTACTGGGATGGAAAATGAAAACAATCTTAATGCTTGTGATATAGAACTTAAAGAAAACTTTGTAGAGTTTAGTGTAAAGGAAAATGAAAAAAAATCTAAAGAAATATTTCATGTAGAAATACCAGGAAAGCATACAATATCTAATTCACTACTAGCTATAGCTTGTGGAAGAATATTAGGTATGGAATATAAAGATATAAAAGAAGGATTAAAAAATCTTCAAACTACTGCTATGAGAATGGACCTTATTAAGGGCAAGAAGTTTAATATACTAAACGATTGTTATAATGCTAATCCTGATTCCATGAAAGCAGCTGTAGATGTTTTAAAAAATGTAGAGTCTAATAGAAGGATAGCTGTATTTGGAACTATGGGGGAATTGGGAGAACAATCTTACAAATCCCATAAAGAAATTGGTGAATATTCAGCAAAAAATGGAATAAATTTACTTTTGGCATTTGGAGAATATAATAAAGCTTTTGAAGAAGGCTTTAAATCCAGTACTAAGGCTGAGTATAAAACTTTTGAAGATTACAATGAAGGCATAAAATATTTAGTGAATGAATATTTAAAAGAAGGAGATACAGTTTTAGTTAAAGCTTCTAGATCCATGAAATTTGAAAAAATAGTAGAAGAACTTAAGAAGAATAATTTATAG
- a CDS encoding cell division protein FtsQ/DivIB → MALTSPKTENELILRRRKRKRIKKIFMLFVLLLSISITLCLKHPYFNIKNIEVSGNRNISSKEIIDLSRLSKGNNVFYINVRNGENNILSNPYISEVQIKRKLPSTVQINVKEREALFYNTKDNKYFIVDKNGVVLQKKDNIKEMHLVKLDGFDYDKSEIGKVLKNDDKSKIDIVTDLGDIILNSKNTIGITYIDLNSTIDIKIYFGDMCVKLGRSDKLDKKVNEALNIINSKGLKGAKGYIDVSFDGNPVFSIQK, encoded by the coding sequence ATGGCTTTAACTTCTCCCAAAACAGAAAATGAATTGATTTTAAGAAGAAGAAAGCGAAAAAGAATAAAAAAAATATTCATGTTATTTGTTTTGTTGTTATCAATAAGTATTACATTATGTTTAAAGCATCCTTATTTTAACATAAAAAATATTGAGGTAAGTGGAAATAGAAATATTTCATCTAAGGAGATTATTGATTTATCCAGATTATCTAAGGGGAATAACGTATTTTACATAAATGTTCGAAATGGTGAAAATAACATTTTAAGTAATCCTTATATTTCAGAAGTACAAATAAAAAGAAAGTTGCCATCCACAGTACAAATAAATGTAAAGGAAAGAGAAGCGTTATTTTATAATACAAAAGATAATAAGTATTTCATAGTAGATAAAAATGGAGTAGTCCTTCAAAAAAAGGATAATATAAAGGAAATGCATTTAGTTAAATTAGATGGCTTTGATTATGATAAAAGTGAAATTGGTAAAGTGTTAAAAAATGATGACAAATCAAAAATAGATATAGTTACTGATTTAGGAGATATTATTTTAAATAGCAAAAATACAATTGGAATTACTTATATAGACCTAAATAGTACTATAGATATAAAAATATATTTTGGTGATATGTGTGTTAAACTTGGTAGAAGTGATAAGCTTGATAAAAAGGTAAATGAAGCTTTGAATATAATTAATAGCAAAGGATTAAAAGGTGCTAAAGGATACATAGATGTAAGCTTTGATGGTAATCCTGTATTTTCTATTCAAAAGTAG
- a CDS encoding stage V sporulation protein D gives MNKKEYRDKVIIKRRMIIIFSFLFITFLLLFNRLIYVMAYESSKLKALAIDQWTSEVKIDAKRGRILDRSGHELAVSANVYRIDLDMNTLRDTMKEKNLSKDDIASKLASALTMDKNEVNKILNKTLPGGLPLGSATLKRRVEKAEADNVRSLNLRGVLVSADTKRYYPNNNFLAHVMGHTNSDGTGLTGVELYYNKELSGTPGMRIAETDKKSKQFTNTISEYTKPIDGEDVVLTIDETIQHFCEKAADQALSDNKAKAVTVIVMDPKNGEILAMVNKPDYNPNEPWIKGKSYDELQKLWRNRAVSDAFEPGSIFKVITATAALEENAVKESDKFSCSGSITIGKKVIHCWKTAGHGEQAFVDILKNSCNVGFAQLGKMIGKENLNKYIQKFGFGQKTGIDLPGEAKGIVKKTSAISDIDLATISFGQANTASPIQYLTAFNAVANGGTLITPHVMKEISHYDNNLSSEVTDKKFDISGAKSKKIVNSDKVSQLRGYLEKVVAEGGGKKAFIDGYHIAGKTGTAQKAGVGGYQQGKYIASFAGMAPASDPKVTVFVSIDEPDPSNYYAGQISAPVAKQVFNDIFNYLDIKSDASSEDVKKSMLKDVIVPDVRGMKKSDAEKILKEHNLTDELDSNGDYIVDMNPKPGYTVKEGTKILLYTGNTSNYNKVVAVPDVEGLSQEKAEAVFNSLGLKAEFEKEGVVSDQSVKPGDEVQKGTVVKLDTDILGD, from the coding sequence TTGAATAAAAAAGAATACAGAGATAAAGTTATCATCAAAAGAAGAATGATAATAATTTTCAGTTTTCTTTTTATAACATTTTTGTTGCTATTTAACAGATTGATTTATGTTATGGCTTATGAATCTTCTAAATTAAAAGCACTTGCTATTGATCAGTGGACAAGCGAAGTAAAAATTGATGCTAAAAGAGGTAGAATTCTAGATAGAAGTGGACATGAGTTAGCAGTAAGTGCTAATGTTTATAGAATAGATTTAGATATGAATACCCTAAGAGACACAATGAAGGAAAAAAATTTATCAAAGGACGATATAGCAAGTAAACTGGCTTCGGCTTTAACTATGGATAAGAATGAAGTTAACAAAATACTCAATAAAACACTACCAGGAGGACTTCCTCTTGGATCAGCTACATTGAAAAGAAGAGTAGAAAAAGCAGAGGCTGATAATGTTAGAAGTTTAAACTTAAGAGGAGTTTTAGTATCTGCTGATACTAAAAGATATTACCCTAATAATAATTTTCTTGCTCACGTTATGGGACATACAAATTCTGATGGAACAGGACTTACTGGAGTAGAGCTTTATTATAACAAAGAGCTTTCAGGAACACCAGGTATGAGAATAGCGGAAACAGATAAAAAAAGTAAACAATTTACCAATACTATTTCAGAGTACACTAAGCCTATAGATGGAGAAGATGTGGTTCTAACCATAGATGAAACAATACAGCATTTTTGTGAAAAAGCTGCTGACCAAGCTTTAAGTGATAATAAAGCAAAAGCAGTTACTGTAATAGTTATGGATCCCAAAAATGGTGAAATTCTTGCTATGGTAAATAAACCAGATTATAATCCTAATGAACCATGGATTAAAGGTAAATCTTATGATGAACTTCAAAAGTTGTGGAGAAATAGAGCAGTTAGCGATGCCTTTGAGCCAGGATCTATATTTAAGGTTATAACGGCTACTGCTGCATTAGAAGAAAATGCAGTTAAAGAAAGTGATAAATTTTCATGTTCAGGAAGTATTACCATAGGAAAAAAAGTTATACACTGTTGGAAGACTGCTGGACATGGTGAACAAGCTTTTGTTGATATATTAAAAAATTCTTGTAATGTAGGTTTTGCTCAACTAGGAAAGATGATAGGAAAAGAGAATTTAAATAAGTATATACAAAAGTTTGGTTTTGGACAGAAAACAGGTATAGATCTGCCGGGAGAGGCTAAAGGAATTGTTAAAAAGACAAGTGCTATAAGTGATATTGATTTAGCAACCATATCATTTGGTCAGGCAAATACAGCATCTCCAATTCAATATCTTACAGCATTTAATGCTGTAGCAAATGGAGGAACATTAATAACACCTCATGTAATGAAGGAAATATCTCATTATGATAATAATCTAAGTAGTGAAGTTACGGATAAAAAGTTTGATATATCAGGAGCTAAAAGTAAGAAAATTGTGAATTCTGATAAGGTATCACAACTTAGAGGGTATCTTGAAAAGGTAGTTGCAGAAGGTGGAGGTAAAAAAGCTTTTATAGACGGATACCATATAGCAGGTAAAACTGGAACTGCACAAAAAGCTGGAGTTGGTGGATATCAGCAAGGTAAATACATAGCATCTTTTGCGGGGATGGCACCAGCTAGTGATCCTAAAGTAACAGTGTTTGTATCTATAGATGAACCTGATCCTTCTAATTATTATGCAGGACAAATATCTGCACCTGTAGCAAAACAAGTTTTTAATGATATATTTAATTATTTGGATATTAAAAGTGATGCTAGCAGTGAAGATGTAAAAAAGAGTATGTTAAAAGATGTTATAGTTCCAGATGTAAGAGGAATGAAAAAATCTGATGCAGAAAAAATTTTAAAAGAACATAATTTAACTGATGAATTAGATTCAAATGGAGACTATATAGTAGATATGAATCCTAAACCAGGATATACAGTGAAAGAAGGTACTAAAATTCTACTTTACACGGGAAACACATCAAATTATAATAAAGTAGTAGCTGTTCCTGATGTTGAAGGATTAAGTCAGGAGAAAGCTGAAGCCGTATTTAATAGTTTAGGCTTGAAAGCAGAATTTGAAAAAGAAGGAGTAGTATCCGATCAAAGTGTTAAGCCAGGAGACGAAGTGCAAAAAGGAACGGTGGTAAAACTTGACACTGACATACTAGGAGATTAA
- the spoVE gene encoding stage V sporulation protein E, with translation MNKPTNKMGPIDFVLFSTIMLLVAIGVVMVYSASSYSAYFNPHIKDSTYYLKKQAGAALVGILFMFMTIKLDYHKIKKYTKIIMIITVVLLAAVFAFKPVNGAQRWIQIGGLPSLQPSELAKYIVVFYMAKSIESKGEKIKTLKYGIIPYLIISGFYAGMVFKEKNLSIAAVIMIVTLIVLYVAGAKISHMLGLLGLVGLAGAAGIAFEPYRLARFSSFLNPWADPKNTGYQLIQSLLALGSGGIWGMGLGMSRQKCYYIPEPHNDFIFSIIGEELGLIGCTIIIILFIVLIWRGVVTAVKAKDTYGTLLATGITSVIAIQAIINIAVVTGSMPVTGVPLPFISYGGSALAINLVAMGILLNISRQKEY, from the coding sequence ATGAATAAACCCACTAATAAAATGGGTCCTATTGATTTTGTATTATTTTCGACTATAATGCTTTTAGTGGCAATTGGTGTTGTCATGGTTTATAGTGCTAGTTCCTATAGTGCATATTTTAATCCACACATAAAAGATAGTACTTATTACTTAAAAAAGCAAGCAGGAGCAGCTTTAGTAGGAATTTTATTTATGTTTATGACTATAAAGCTTGATTATCATAAAATTAAAAAATATACTAAGATAATTATGATAATTACTGTGGTACTTTTGGCAGCAGTTTTTGCTTTTAAGCCTGTAAATGGAGCACAAAGATGGATACAAATTGGAGGATTACCATCACTTCAACCATCCGAATTAGCAAAATACATAGTGGTATTTTACATGGCTAAGAGCATAGAAAGCAAAGGAGAAAAAATAAAGACATTAAAATATGGTATTATACCTTATCTTATTATATCTGGTTTTTATGCAGGTATGGTTTTTAAAGAGAAAAATTTAAGTATAGCAGCAGTAATAATGATAGTTACATTAATTGTACTTTATGTAGCAGGTGCTAAGATATCCCATATGTTAGGGTTATTAGGTTTAGTAGGTTTAGCAGGAGCAGCAGGAATAGCATTTGAGCCATATAGATTAGCTAGGTTTAGTAGTTTTTTAAATCCATGGGCTGATCCAAAGAATACAGGATATCAGTTAATACAATCACTTTTAGCTTTGGGGTCTGGTGGAATATGGGGAATGGGGCTTGGAATGTCTAGACAAAAATGTTATTATATACCTGAGCCTCATAATGACTTTATATTTTCTATAATTGGTGAAGAATTGGGCCTCATAGGTTGTACAATTATTATTATACTGTTTATTGTCCTTATATGGAGAGGTGTAGTAACAGCAGTAAAGGCAAAAGATACTTATGGAACTCTTTTAGCCACAGGAATTACATCGGTTATAGCAATACAAGCAATAATTAATATAGCCGTTGTTACAGGGTCAATGCCTGTAACTGGTGTACCACTCCCTTTTATAAGTTATGGAGGGTCAGCTTTAGCAATTAATTTAGTGGCCATGGGAATACTTCTAAATATATCCAGACAAAAAGAATATTAA
- the mraZ gene encoding division/cell wall cluster transcriptional repressor MraZ: MFIGEYEHALDSKNRIIIPSKFREELGSKFILTKGLDGCLYAYTMDEWSVLEDKLRKLPLTSKNARAFVRFFFSGANEMELDKQGRTLIPQSLLEYGEIKKEIVSIGVSNRLEIWSKEKWIQYNSSNIDFDKIAEQMSELGI; the protein is encoded by the coding sequence ATGTTTATAGGGGAGTATGAACATGCATTAGATAGTAAAAATAGAATAATCATACCCTCTAAGTTCAGGGAAGAGCTTGGAAGTAAATTTATACTTACCAAGGGACTGGATGGTTGTTTATATGCTTATACTATGGATGAGTGGAGTGTACTAGAAGATAAATTAAGAAAGCTTCCATTAACAAGTAAAAATGCACGAGCTTTTGTTAGATTCTTTTTTTCTGGTGCCAATGAAATGGAGTTAGATAAGCAAGGAAGAACTTTAATTCCACAAAGCCTTTTAGAATACGGAGAGATAAAAAAGGAAATAGTAAGTATTGGAGTATCCAATAGATTAGAAATATGGAGCAAGGAGAAATGGATACAATACAATAGTTCGAATATAGATTTTGATAAGATTGCGGAACAAATGAGTGAACTTGGAATATAA